A genomic region of Sideroxydans sp. CL21 contains the following coding sequences:
- a CDS encoding acyltransferase domain-containing protein: protein MRLAILCSGQAGQHRNMLDELLVATECESVRRAASEVLGQDVAQWWGELDDSEIFLNSNAQFAIAYYQVATWARIAAQLPEAALVAGYSLGELIAYHVAGALTATETFRLVRERARLMDEAAASVDRDGGCMVLWRGRVSPAALAARDRAVAEYGLDVAIKRRHGEEVLAGPGNSIASFVSDLQAMNPGLVRLPVTVPAHSHYLARAASAFRDILAASAIAAPRITVLGAVNAMPVRSREAAIDALSRQIATTIRWDSCMEALAESGIDRVIELGPGNDLSKLVGAEHPQIAAHAVGDFGDYRVLADWLH from the coding sequence ATGCGGCTCGCCATATTGTGCTCGGGACAGGCAGGGCAGCATCGCAACATGCTGGACGAGTTGCTGGTCGCTACCGAATGCGAATCCGTCCGCCGGGCGGCAAGCGAAGTGCTGGGGCAGGATGTCGCGCAATGGTGGGGCGAACTCGATGACAGCGAAATATTCCTCAATTCGAATGCGCAATTCGCCATCGCCTATTACCAGGTTGCGACCTGGGCTCGGATCGCCGCGCAATTGCCGGAAGCAGCCCTGGTCGCGGGTTATTCGCTGGGAGAATTGATCGCCTATCATGTTGCCGGAGCGCTGACAGCAACTGAGACTTTCAGGCTGGTGCGAGAGCGGGCGCGCCTGATGGATGAGGCTGCGGCCAGTGTCGATAGAGATGGCGGCTGCATGGTGTTGTGGCGCGGCAGGGTTTCTCCCGCCGCATTGGCCGCACGCGATCGCGCAGTCGCTGAATACGGCCTGGATGTTGCCATCAAACGTCGGCATGGCGAAGAAGTCCTTGCCGGACCGGGAAACTCGATTGCAAGTTTTGTCAGCGATCTGCAAGCGATGAATCCGGGCCTGGTGCGCTTGCCCGTTACAGTTCCAGCTCACAGCCATTATCTCGCGCGGGCTGCCTCTGCGTTCCGCGATATCCTGGCTGCAAGTGCTATTGCGGCGCCGAGGATCACCGTGCTGGGTGCGGTCAATGCGATGCCTGTCCGTTCGCGCGAAGCGGCGATCGATGCGCTGTCGCGGCAGATTGCAACGACTATCCGATGGGACAGTTGCATGGAGGCACTGGCGGAATCCGGTATCGATAGAGTGATCGAACTCGGACCGGGAAACGATCTGTCCAAACTGGTCGGGGCGGAACACCCGCAGATCGCGGCACATGCCGTCGGGGATTTCGGCGATTACAGGGTACTGGCGGATTGGCTGCATTAG
- the mdcB gene encoding triphosphoribosyl-dephospho-CoA synthase MdcB: METAISHPAGNVEDSGNLDEEYSRLDRLCLEALRHEVMAWPKPGLVSPVDSGSHNDMHLGTFFASMDALQGSFAELARAGETGSSFPVLQAIGMEAERKMLCATGGINTHRGAIFNLGLLAAAAARRMADETLAGLECGAVVTKAWGAGILAGRKESPASHGNHVFRRFAAGGARVEAAAGFPTVYSIGLPVLRRLLQAGHDRETALIGTLMTLMEYLPDTNVLWRDGESGLDFVRGSAADFNRSGGVDTPGWRARLLVLHRALIARNLSPGGSADLVAATWVVHQLETLHSLCN; the protein is encoded by the coding sequence ATGGAAACTGCAATCAGTCATCCGGCCGGAAACGTGGAAGATTCCGGCAACCTCGACGAAGAATATTCTCGTCTCGACCGTCTGTGCCTGGAGGCGCTCCGGCATGAGGTGATGGCCTGGCCCAAGCCCGGCCTGGTTTCGCCGGTCGACTCGGGCAGCCACAACGACATGCACCTGGGTACCTTCTTCGCGAGCATGGATGCGCTGCAGGGCAGCTTTGCCGAACTCGCCCGGGCGGGCGAGACCGGATCATCTTTCCCCGTGCTGCAGGCGATTGGTATGGAAGCAGAACGCAAGATGCTTTGCGCCACCGGCGGTATCAATACGCATCGTGGCGCGATCTTCAACCTGGGTCTGCTCGCGGCGGCGGCGGCGCGGCGCATGGCGGATGAGACACTGGCGGGGCTGGAATGCGGCGCTGTCGTGACCAAGGCGTGGGGCGCAGGGATTCTCGCAGGCCGCAAGGAATCGCCTGCCTCGCACGGCAACCATGTGTTCCGGAGATTCGCGGCCGGCGGCGCGCGCGTGGAAGCGGCTGCGGGTTTCCCGACCGTCTACAGCATCGGCCTGCCGGTGTTGCGCCGCCTTCTGCAGGCGGGACATGACCGCGAGACGGCGCTGATAGGCACACTGATGACCTTGATGGAATACCTGCCCGACACCAATGTGCTTTGGCGCGACGGGGAAAGCGGCCTCGATTTCGTGCGCGGCTCGGCCGCCGACTTCAACCGCTCGGGCGGAGTGGATACGCCGGGCTGGCGGGCACGATTGCTGGTCCTTCATCGTGCTTTAATTGCACGCAATCTGAGCCCGGGAGGAAGTGCCGATCTGGTGGCAGCGACCTGGGTGGTGCATCAGCTCGAAACCTTGCATTCGCTTTGCAATTGA
- the mdcG gene encoding malonate decarboxylase holo-[acyl-carrier-protein] synthase translates to MNTFSLHRHDLVWLDPTIDAGLFAAAGQRDLARDWVHRAFPLVVARQSGNLMQEAGQIMLGFTLPSAPMRTRVLLRADRKAIIRHSRPLPLSEALQHAPAAWRAGLDSLHTLLERTGTEARVYGSLSSEIFTGMRYLDEASDLDLLLECGATTKLRELLAGLEDFSPEVLRIDGEVLSASGWAVAWRELASAVRAGTQRQVLAKSDREACLIAVDEFTQPILLPA, encoded by the coding sequence GTGAACACTTTCAGCCTCCATCGTCACGATCTGGTCTGGCTCGACCCGACGATCGATGCGGGCCTGTTTGCAGCCGCCGGTCAGCGCGACCTGGCACGCGACTGGGTGCATCGGGCTTTTCCGCTGGTCGTTGCCCGCCAATCCGGTAACCTCATGCAGGAAGCAGGGCAGATCATGCTGGGATTCACGCTGCCGTCCGCGCCGATGCGTACGCGTGTCCTGCTCCGCGCAGATCGCAAGGCGATCATCCGCCACTCGCGTCCGTTGCCGCTGTCGGAAGCGCTGCAGCATGCACCGGCCGCATGGCGAGCCGGACTGGATAGCCTCCATACACTGCTTGAGAGAACCGGGACGGAAGCGCGCGTATACGGTTCGCTGTCGTCCGAGATATTCACCGGCATGCGGTATCTCGACGAGGCCAGCGATCTCGACCTGCTGCTGGAATGCGGCGCAACCACAAAGCTACGCGAACTGCTTGCCGGGCTGGAGGATTTTTCGCCGGAGGTGCTGCGCATCGATGGCGAGGTATTGTCAGCGTCTGGATGGGCGGTTGCCTGGCGAGAGCTGGCGTCAGCTGTGCGTGCCGGCACGCAGCGGCAAGTGCTCGCCAAGTCCGATCGTGAAGCCTGTCTGATCGCGGTCGACGAGTTCACCCAACCGATTCTGCTTCCCGCCTGA
- the mdcE gene encoding biotin-independent malonate decarboxylase subunit gamma yields the protein MNGETMFDRLFGAGAHALTTEGLFLCGTARIGAQDVAVIGTRDHAAIDGTIALRIAEAVLHVVRDDAAGGKPPRPIVFIADTQGQALSRHEELLGLNGYFAHIVRCVDLARRRGHRLLTVISGEAVSGGFLAYGMMADRICALPKSQVRVMDLRAMSRVTKISLERLEELAKQSPVFAPGAENYWRMGGIHELWSEDDDWSERLSAALGKAASPDERAAIGLERGGRLVAAPTAQLVANP from the coding sequence ATGAACGGGGAGACGATGTTCGACCGCCTGTTCGGGGCGGGCGCTCACGCACTGACGACCGAAGGACTCTTCCTGTGCGGAACGGCCAGGATCGGCGCGCAGGATGTGGCTGTGATCGGTACCCGCGACCATGCCGCCATCGACGGGACGATCGCTCTGCGGATCGCGGAAGCGGTCCTGCATGTGGTGCGCGACGATGCCGCCGGCGGCAAACCGCCGCGTCCCATCGTATTCATTGCGGACACCCAGGGCCAGGCGCTGTCGCGGCACGAGGAACTGCTCGGGCTCAATGGCTATTTTGCGCATATCGTGCGCTGCGTCGATCTGGCGCGCAGGCGGGGACACCGCCTGCTGACCGTGATCAGCGGCGAGGCGGTCAGCGGAGGCTTCCTTGCCTACGGCATGATGGCCGATCGCATCTGCGCTCTGCCGAAATCCCAGGTGCGTGTGATGGACCTGCGCGCGATGTCACGCGTCACCAAGATCAGCCTCGAACGGCTTGAGGAACTCGCGAAACAGTCGCCCGTCTTCGCCCCCGGCGCCGAGAATTACTGGCGCATGGGCGGCATCCACGAGCTATGGTCGGAGGATGACGATTGGTCCGAACGCCTGTCCGCCGCACTTGGCAAGGCAGCAAGCCCGGATGAACGCGCCGCGATCGGGCTTGAGCGCGGGGGGCGCTTGGTTGCCGCGCCGACGGCACAGCTCGTGGCGAACCCGTGA
- a CDS encoding biotin-independent malonate decarboxylase subunit beta: MNGLQISYFEASARKRLSGLVDAGSLVEFCPPEMRQTSPHLALLDAPLAFDDGVVVGRAMLAGHKVLVAAQEGRFNGGAVGEVHGAKIRGLLDRALSERPAAVLLLIDSGGVRLHEANAGLIAISEIMRAVLRVQATGIPVFALVGGSCGAFGGMGIVTRLCTEVVMSEQGRLGLSGPEVIETVKGVEEFDSRDRALVWRITGGKLRRTLGEATLLVDDLIPAFRTAAANLIERYLAHPLVPADLDELLGAQGELTERSARFAAARDGREIWASIFAEASRVPEMTVAEFNIQLGEAA, encoded by the coding sequence ATGAACGGCCTGCAGATCAGCTATTTTGAGGCTTCCGCGCGAAAGCGCCTGAGCGGTTTGGTCGATGCCGGTTCCCTGGTCGAGTTCTGTCCTCCGGAAATGAGGCAGACCAGTCCGCATCTGGCGCTGCTGGACGCGCCGCTCGCGTTCGACGATGGCGTGGTGGTCGGCCGTGCCATGCTGGCGGGGCACAAGGTGCTGGTCGCGGCTCAGGAAGGGCGCTTCAACGGCGGTGCGGTAGGCGAGGTGCATGGTGCGAAGATACGCGGCCTGCTCGACCGTGCGCTGAGCGAACGTCCGGCTGCGGTGCTGCTGTTGATCGATTCGGGCGGTGTGCGCCTGCACGAAGCCAACGCAGGGCTGATCGCCATCTCGGAGATCATGCGCGCCGTGTTGCGCGTCCAGGCTACGGGCATTCCGGTGTTCGCGCTTGTCGGCGGATCCTGCGGCGCATTCGGCGGCATGGGCATCGTCACCCGCTTATGCACGGAAGTGGTCATGTCGGAACAGGGCAGGCTCGGCCTGTCAGGGCCCGAAGTGATCGAAACGGTCAAAGGCGTGGAGGAGTTCGATTCGCGCGACCGTGCATTGGTGTGGCGCATCACCGGCGGCAAGTTGCGCCGCACACTGGGCGAAGCGACGCTGCTGGTCGACGACCTGATCCCGGCATTCCGTACTGCTGCTGCCAACCTGATCGAACGCTATCTGGCGCACCCGCTTGTGCCTGCCGATCTCGATGAACTGCTTGGGGCACAGGGAGAATTGACTGAACGCAGCGCACGATTTGCCGCTGCGCGTGATGGACGGGAGATTTGGGCGAGCATCTTCGCCGAGGCATCCCGTGTTCCAGAAATGACCGTTGCAGAATTCAATATCCAACTTGGAGAAGCCGCATGA
- the mdcC gene encoding malonate decarboxylase acyl carrier protein has product MEQFTLTLPSAAIPQNVTSATLCGVVSSGNLEILVEPAATSDACRIVVNTSAHGFRDIWEAVLKDFARRHSVGGLSLSINDAGATPAVVSLRLDQAFETCRGELA; this is encoded by the coding sequence ATGGAACAATTCACGCTCACGCTGCCGTCAGCCGCGATTCCGCAAAACGTCACCAGTGCCACGCTATGCGGTGTCGTCTCTTCGGGCAATCTGGAGATACTGGTCGAACCGGCCGCGACTTCCGATGCCTGCCGGATCGTGGTCAATACCTCGGCGCACGGCTTTCGCGATATCTGGGAAGCGGTGCTGAAGGACTTCGCCCGCCGCCATAGTGTCGGCGGTCTCAGCCTGTCCATCAACGATGCGGGCGCCACGCCGGCGGTAGTCAGCCTGCGTCTCGACCAGGCCTTTGAAACATGTCGCGGAGAGCTCGCATGA
- the mdcA gene encoding malonate decarboxylase subunit alpha, producing MNAPDTSAKRWDNLARNRAARLARAGRLASGCIVPAEQIVQLLEAVIEPGDRVCIEGNNQKQADFLARSLIKTDPMQLRDLHLVQSVLALPEHIDLIERGQVSRIDFSFSGPQAARLARLVESRKIAIGAIHTYLELFARYFVDLTPRVALIAAQAADREGNLYTGPNTEDTPAIVEATAFKGGIVIAQVNEIVDKLPRVDIPSDWVDFVVKAPTPHYIEPLFTRDPAQITEIQVLMGMIAIKGLYAEYGIKRLNHGIGFDTAAIELLLPTYAADLGLKGKICTHWALNPHPTLIPAIEAGFVESVHSFGSEVGMERYTAARSDIFFTGADGSMRSNRAFCQAAGHYACDLFIGSTLQIDLQGNSSTATKGRIAGFGGAPNMGADARGRRHASPAWLRAGREGRGDIAMPRGQKLVVQIVETFREHMEPAFVERLDAWDLAATANMELPPVMIYGEDMTHIITEEGIANLLLCRTPQEREQAIRGVAGYTPVGMARDLRMVENLRDRGIIRRPEDMGIRKSDATRDLLAARSVKDLVYASGGLYDPPRQFRNW from the coding sequence ATGAACGCGCCGGACACTTCCGCGAAGCGCTGGGACAATCTGGCGCGCAACCGTGCCGCACGCCTTGCCAGAGCGGGGCGCCTGGCTTCCGGTTGCATCGTGCCAGCAGAGCAAATCGTGCAATTGCTTGAGGCCGTGATCGAACCGGGAGACCGCGTCTGCATCGAGGGCAACAACCAGAAACAGGCGGACTTCCTTGCGCGCAGCCTGATCAAGACCGATCCTATGCAGCTGCGCGACCTGCACCTGGTGCAGTCGGTGCTGGCACTGCCCGAGCATATCGACCTGATCGAACGGGGGCAGGTGAGCCGCATCGACTTCTCTTTCTCCGGCCCGCAGGCCGCGCGCCTGGCACGCCTGGTGGAAAGCAGGAAGATCGCGATCGGTGCGATCCATACTTATCTCGAATTGTTCGCGCGCTATTTCGTCGATCTGACGCCGCGGGTCGCGCTGATTGCGGCGCAGGCAGCCGACCGCGAGGGCAACCTCTATACGGGGCCCAATACCGAGGACACGCCGGCCATCGTCGAGGCGACGGCCTTCAAGGGCGGGATCGTTATCGCCCAGGTCAACGAGATCGTGGACAAGTTGCCGCGCGTGGACATCCCCTCCGACTGGGTGGACTTCGTCGTCAAGGCGCCGACGCCGCATTACATCGAGCCATTGTTCACCCGCGATCCGGCGCAGATCACCGAGATCCAGGTGCTGATGGGCATGATCGCGATCAAGGGACTGTATGCCGAATACGGCATCAAGCGCCTCAATCACGGCATCGGTTTCGATACCGCGGCGATCGAATTGCTGCTCCCGACTTACGCTGCAGACCTGGGGCTCAAAGGGAAGATATGCACCCACTGGGCGCTGAACCCACATCCGACGCTGATCCCCGCGATCGAAGCCGGCTTCGTCGAATCGGTGCATTCCTTCGGTTCCGAGGTCGGCATGGAGCGCTACACCGCCGCGCGATCCGATATTTTCTTTACCGGGGCGGACGGTTCGATGCGCTCCAACCGTGCCTTCTGCCAGGCCGCCGGTCATTACGCCTGCGACCTGTTCATCGGCTCGACCCTGCAGATCGACCTGCAGGGCAACAGCTCGACCGCGACCAAGGGACGCATCGCCGGATTCGGCGGGGCGCCCAACATGGGCGCCGATGCGCGCGGACGCCGCCATGCCTCGCCAGCCTGGTTGCGTGCCGGACGTGAAGGACGCGGCGACATCGCGATGCCGCGCGGACAGAAACTGGTCGTGCAGATCGTGGAGACGTTCCGCGAGCATATGGAACCGGCATTCGTCGAGCGCCTCGACGCCTGGGATCTTGCAGCGACGGCGAACATGGAACTGCCGCCAGTGATGATCTACGGCGAGGACATGACCCACATCATCACCGAGGAGGGCATTGCCAACCTGCTGCTGTGCCGGACGCCACAGGAGCGCGAACAGGCCATCCGCGGCGTGGCGGGCTACACGCCGGTCGGCATGGCGCGCGACCTGCGCATGGTGGAGAACCTGCGCGACCGCGGCATCATCCGCCGGCCGGAAGATATGGGTATCCGAAAGAGCGACGCGACGCGCGACTTGCTTGCCGCGCGCAGCGTCAAGGATCTGGTGTATGCCTCCGGCGGCCTGTACGACCCGCCCAGGCAATTCCGTAACTGGTGA
- a CDS encoding TRAP transporter large permease subunit, with translation MSVGIIGVLYGLGTLIFMFSGMPIAFALGSIAVLFMFIFMPGSSLDTVTLNVYEEMANITLLSVPLFILKGAAIGKSRAGADLYLAIHAWMHKIPGGLGIANVFASALFAAMSGSSPATCSAIGSAGIPEMRARGYSPRFAAGIIAAGGTLGILLPPSIVMILFSVAAEQSLGRLFLAGIGPGILMVVLFSGYAAFRYKKEYKEALDTYNHGGKKSPYLDAMTLTLYDKFRLLPRVVPFVTLLVGVMVALYGGFATPSETAGLGGLLALCLIAVIYRMWRPSQLKPILSSTLKESTMLMFIIGMSLLYSYVMSYLHISQSAAEAIVALSLSKWALLSVILLMVVVLGFFLPPVSIILMTAPIILPPLKAAGFDLIWFGVVMTIVMEMGLIHPPVGLNIFVIKNIAPDIPLKDIIWGVVPFVALMMFAVLLICIFPSIATGFPDAVYGLSTK, from the coding sequence TTGAGCGTCGGAATCATTGGGGTACTTTACGGGCTTGGCACCCTGATATTCATGTTCTCGGGCATGCCGATCGCATTTGCCCTGGGCAGTATCGCTGTCCTGTTCATGTTCATCTTCATGCCGGGATCGTCGCTGGATACGGTCACGCTGAACGTCTATGAAGAGATGGCCAACATCACACTGTTGTCGGTTCCTCTCTTCATCCTCAAGGGCGCGGCCATCGGCAAGTCGCGCGCCGGCGCCGACCTCTATTTGGCCATCCATGCCTGGATGCACAAGATCCCCGGTGGTCTGGGCATCGCGAACGTGTTCGCGAGCGCATTGTTCGCCGCCATGTCCGGTTCCAGCCCGGCCACCTGTTCCGCCATCGGCAGCGCGGGCATCCCGGAGATGCGCGCACGCGGCTATTCGCCGCGTTTCGCGGCAGGCATCATCGCGGCCGGCGGCACGCTCGGCATCCTGCTACCACCGTCCATCGTGATGATCCTGTTCTCTGTCGCAGCCGAGCAGTCCCTGGGCAGGCTGTTCCTGGCCGGGATCGGCCCAGGAATTTTGATGGTGGTCCTGTTCTCCGGCTATGCGGCATTCCGCTACAAGAAAGAATACAAGGAAGCGCTCGACACCTACAATCACGGCGGCAAAAAATCACCCTATCTCGATGCCATGACATTAACGCTCTACGACAAATTCAGGCTGCTGCCCCGTGTCGTTCCGTTTGTCACCCTGCTGGTCGGCGTCATGGTTGCACTTTACGGCGGATTCGCCACACCTTCCGAGACCGCCGGTCTGGGCGGACTCCTGGCGTTGTGCCTGATCGCGGTCATCTACCGGATGTGGAGGCCGTCGCAGCTCAAGCCCATCCTGTCCAGCACGCTGAAGGAGTCGACCATGCTGATGTTCATCATCGGCATGTCGTTGCTCTACTCCTATGTTATGAGCTACCTGCATATCAGCCAGTCCGCGGCGGAAGCAATCGTCGCACTGAGCCTGTCCAAGTGGGCGTTGCTGAGCGTGATTTTGCTGATGGTCGTGGTGCTGGGTTTCTTCCTGCCGCCGGTATCGATCATCCTGATGACGGCACCGATCATATTGCCGCCGCTCAAGGCAGCCGGTTTCGACCTGATCTGGTTCGGCGTGGTCATGACCATCGTCATGGAGATGGGACTGATCCACCCGCCAGTGGGGCTCAACATTTTCGTCATCAAGAACATCGCGCCGGACATTCCGCTGAAGGACATCATCTGGGGAGTGGTGCCCTTCGTCGCCCTGATGATGTTTGCGGTGCTGCTGATCTGCATCTTCCCCTCGATCGCCACCGGCTTCCCTGATGCAGTGTACGGACTCAGCACCAAGTGA
- a CDS encoding TRAP transporter small permease produces MSHGVDLEGRKPALTPQVGGVLGTLVNWQAKINSYVLFVSMLALLAACLVLTLSVVMRYFLKLPTDWQDEVSVFLLIGAVFMCAAFVQSERGHIGISALEGFFSPAANRLRLLFCDIASLAFCTFFTYKTWSMLHEAVVEGQTTSSTWGPPLWIPYGLMAAGMTLLCIQMLLQILIALKTKGEAN; encoded by the coding sequence GTGAGCCACGGAGTTGATCTGGAAGGCCGCAAGCCTGCCCTGACCCCGCAAGTCGGGGGTGTGCTGGGAACGCTGGTCAATTGGCAGGCGAAGATCAACAGTTACGTGCTGTTTGTGTCCATGCTGGCACTGCTGGCTGCCTGCCTGGTTCTCACACTGAGCGTGGTAATGCGTTATTTCCTGAAGTTGCCCACCGATTGGCAGGACGAAGTCTCAGTTTTCCTGTTGATCGGGGCCGTGTTCATGTGCGCCGCATTTGTGCAGTCGGAACGCGGACATATCGGCATCAGCGCGCTGGAGGGATTCTTCTCACCCGCGGCCAACCGGTTGCGCCTGCTGTTCTGCGACATTGCTTCACTGGCGTTCTGCACATTCTTTACTTACAAGACCTGGAGCATGCTGCATGAAGCTGTCGTCGAGGGACAGACGACCTCCTCGACCTGGGGGCCGCCCCTGTGGATACCTTACGGCTTGATGGCCGCAGGGATGACTTTGCTTTGCATACAGATGCTGCTGCAGATATTGATCGCGTTGAAGACCAAAGGAGAGGCAAATTGA
- the dctP gene encoding TRAP transporter substrate-binding protein DctP: MAITRRSILLCFAAASLCALFTRPALAADPVTLKISHQFPGGTIDAGDFRDRLCRRFAAEIEKRSGGALKGTVYAGSSLMKTNAQFSALRKGALDMSLVPLNYAGGEVPETNIGLMPGMVTSYEQAAKWKNAEVGKALSEVLANKGVIIVSWIWQAGGVASRTAPIVDPSDAKGLKIRGGSKEMDMVLKAAGAAVLDMPSNEIYAAMQTGALDAAMTSSTSLISFRLEEVAKHLTTGRGKTYWFMLEPLMISKSVFDQLPKAQQDLIMTIGAEMEKFAMEQAKADDQAVATVYQKAGGKAYDLSDASVKKWQAIARETAWKNYGEKSESCAHILTLAEKLL, from the coding sequence ATGGCCATTACTCGTCGCAGCATTCTTCTGTGTTTTGCAGCAGCCTCACTTTGTGCCTTGTTCACCCGCCCGGCCTTGGCTGCCGACCCGGTGACGCTGAAGATATCGCACCAATTCCCCGGCGGCACCATCGACGCCGGTGACTTCCGCGACCGCTTGTGCCGTCGCTTTGCCGCCGAGATCGAGAAGCGCAGCGGGGGGGCATTGAAAGGAACCGTGTACGCGGGGTCCTCGCTCATGAAGACCAATGCACAGTTCAGCGCCCTGAGAAAAGGCGCACTGGATATGTCGCTGGTACCGCTCAACTATGCCGGCGGCGAAGTCCCGGAAACGAATATCGGCCTGATGCCCGGCATGGTCACCTCCTACGAGCAGGCTGCGAAATGGAAGAATGCCGAAGTCGGCAAAGCCCTGTCTGAAGTGCTGGCCAACAAGGGTGTGATCATCGTGAGTTGGATATGGCAGGCGGGCGGTGTTGCAAGCCGCACCGCGCCGATCGTCGATCCGTCGGATGCCAAGGGCTTGAAGATCCGCGGCGGCAGCAAGGAAATGGACATGGTGCTCAAGGCAGCCGGTGCAGCGGTGCTGGATATGCCCTCCAACGAGATCTATGCCGCGATGCAAACCGGCGCACTGGATGCCGCGATGACTTCATCGACCAGCCTGATCTCCTTCCGCCTGGAAGAAGTTGCAAAGCACCTGACTACCGGTCGCGGCAAGACCTACTGGTTCATGCTGGAACCGCTGATGATCTCGAAGTCGGTGTTCGACCAGCTTCCCAAGGCCCAGCAGGACCTGATCATGACGATAGGCGCCGAGATGGAGAAATTCGCCATGGAACAGGCTAAAGCCGACGACCAAGCAGTCGCGACGGTATATCAAAAGGCTGGTGGAAAAGCCTATGACCTGTCGGACGCTTCGGTCAAAAAATGGCAGGCGATCGCCCGTGAAACGGCATGGAAAAACTATGGTGAGAAGAGCGAGAGCTGTGCGCATATTCTTACTCTGGCCGAGAAGTTGTTGTGA
- a CDS encoding GntR family transcriptional regulator, protein MENKQRTSRRSEQMGDQIEERIVTGVYPPGMRLDETELANSFGVSRTPIREALIQLASAGLVEIRPRRGAIVAEIAQNRLYEMFEVMAELEAMCGRLAARRITHPEQQALMAAHQACEAAQKANDPDSYYQLNEQFHQLLYAASHNGFLEEQANALGKRLRPYRRLQLRVRDRMNSSFAEHAGIVEAILAQDGELAATRITAHVVVQGQRFADLVATLPMLGGPSRG, encoded by the coding sequence ATGGAAAACAAGCAACGCACGTCACGGCGCTCGGAACAAATGGGCGATCAAATCGAGGAACGCATCGTCACCGGCGTCTATCCGCCGGGCATGCGCCTGGACGAGACCGAACTGGCAAACAGCTTCGGCGTGTCCCGTACTCCGATCCGCGAAGCGCTTATCCAGCTGGCATCCGCGGGCCTGGTAGAGATACGGCCGCGGCGCGGGGCGATCGTCGCCGAAATCGCGCAGAACCGGCTGTATGAGATGTTCGAAGTGATGGCCGAACTGGAGGCCATGTGCGGACGCCTCGCTGCACGCCGTATCACACACCCGGAACAACAGGCACTCATGGCTGCCCACCAAGCCTGCGAAGCAGCCCAAAAGGCGAACGACCCGGACTCCTACTACCAGTTGAACGAGCAGTTCCACCAGTTGCTATACGCGGCAAGCCATAACGGGTTTCTGGAAGAACAGGCGAACGCCCTGGGTAAACGCTTGAGGCCGTACCGGCGCCTCCAGCTTCGCGTCCGGGACCGGATGAATTCCTCATTCGCGGAACATGCCGGAATCGTCGAAGCGATCCTCGCACAGGATGGCGAACTTGCGGCGACGCGCATCACCGCCCATGTCGTCGTGCAAGGACAACGCTTCGCCGATCTGGTCGCCACATTGCCGATGCTCGGCGGTCCCAGTCGCGGATAG